A window of the Thermoanaerobacter uzonensis DSM 18761 genome harbors these coding sequences:
- the tmk gene encoding dTMP kinase produces MRGKFISFEGIDGCGKTTQIKFLKEYLLKQGYNILVLREPGGTKVGEKVRDILLDKNNFISPVTEMLLYASSRAQLMEEKILPAIEEGKIVLLDRFVDSSYVYQGYARGLGIEKVKIINEIATMGILPDVTIYIDITPEEAMKRRGKREADRLERESWDFHKKVREGYIKLIKEFPQRFVFIDGMQELMKVHQDILDVVKKYL; encoded by the coding sequence ATGAGAGGAAAATTTATAAGCTTTGAAGGAATAGATGGATGCGGTAAGACTACTCAGATAAAATTTCTGAAGGAGTATCTTTTAAAACAGGGTTATAATATTTTGGTATTGAGAGAGCCCGGAGGCACAAAAGTTGGAGAAAAAGTTAGAGATATTTTATTGGATAAAAATAATTTCATTTCTCCAGTTACAGAGATGCTTTTATATGCTTCTTCTAGAGCTCAGCTGATGGAGGAAAAAATTTTACCGGCCATTGAAGAGGGTAAAATTGTACTCTTAGACCGTTTTGTGGATAGTTCTTATGTATATCAGGGTTATGCGAGGGGCTTAGGGATAGAAAAGGTTAAGATAATTAACGAAATAGCTACAATGGGGATTTTGCCTGACGTAACAATTTATATAGACATTACTCCTGAAGAAGCAATGAAAAGACGAGGCAAAAGAGAAGCAGATAGATTAGAGAGAGAAAGTTGGGATTTTCATAAAAAAGTAAGAGAAGGTTATATTAAGTTAATTAAAGAATTTCCTCAAAGGTTTGTATTTATAGACGGAATGCAAGAGCTTATGAAAGTGCATCAAGACATACTTGATGTAGTAAAAAAATATTTGTAA
- a CDS encoding PSP1 domain-containing protein, with protein MVTVVGVRFKKAGKIYYFDPGDLSIKVGDKVIVETIRGIEFGEVVVGIKEVPEEEIVAPLKKVIRIATPEDVEHYYENKKKEAEAFEICLQKIGQHGLEMNLIDVEYTFDNTKVIFYFTAEGRVDFRELVKDLAAVFRMRIELRQIGVRDEAKIIGGLGPCGRPLCCTAFLGEFEPVSIKMAKDQNLSLNPTKISGICGRLMCCLKYEQEMYEKIRAELPKVGSIIRAGDKEMKVAEVDVIRRKLKVKMKNVEGIEIIKEYDPEEVEVIEEREETEETYEEKLFGEDLEKIEE; from the coding sequence TTGGTTACTGTTGTAGGTGTGAGATTTAAAAAAGCAGGGAAGATATATTATTTTGACCCCGGGGATTTGTCAATAAAAGTAGGCGATAAAGTTATAGTTGAAACAATAAGAGGAATAGAATTTGGCGAAGTAGTTGTCGGTATAAAAGAAGTACCAGAAGAAGAGATTGTGGCTCCTTTAAAAAAAGTAATAAGAATTGCGACGCCAGAAGATGTAGAACATTATTATGAAAACAAGAAAAAAGAAGCTGAGGCTTTTGAAATATGTCTTCAGAAAATCGGGCAGCATGGTTTGGAAATGAATTTAATTGATGTAGAATATACTTTTGATAATACCAAAGTCATATTTTATTTTACTGCAGAAGGTAGAGTAGATTTTAGAGAATTAGTGAAGGATTTGGCTGCAGTTTTCAGGATGAGAATAGAACTAAGGCAAATAGGGGTAAGAGATGAAGCAAAAATCATAGGAGGTTTAGGACCTTGTGGAAGGCCTCTATGTTGTACCGCCTTTTTAGGGGAATTTGAGCCTGTCTCTATCAAAATGGCTAAAGACCAAAATTTATCTTTAAATCCCACCAAAATATCAGGTATTTGCGGGCGATTAATGTGCTGTTTGAAGTATGAACAGGAGATGTATGAGAAAATTAGAGCAGAGCTTCCTAAAGTTGGTAGTATAATAAGAGCTGGAGATAAAGAAATGAAGGTTGCAGAAGTAGATGTAATTAGGCGAAAACTTAAAGTAAAAATGAAAAATGTAGAAGGAATAGAGATAATAAAAGAGTATGATCCTGAAGAAGTGGAAGTTATAGAAGAAAGAGAAGAAACTGAAGAAACCTACGAGGAGAAACTATTTGGGGAGGACTTGGAGAAAATAGAGGAATAA
- a CDS encoding DUF1634 domain-containing protein, with the protein MERESNKDLILKKENEKIMAMELIISKALNIGVKTSAFVILIGLLMLIITGKSGYPIGYYPTSPGEILKGFISLKPYAIILTGLLLLILTPAFRVAVSIITFLYEKDYLYTGITTLVFIILIISFILGKIE; encoded by the coding sequence ATGGAAAGGGAAAGCAATAAAGATTTAATATTAAAAAAAGAAAATGAAAAAATAATGGCTATGGAGCTTATAATAAGCAAGGCTTTAAATATAGGGGTTAAAACCAGCGCGTTTGTCATTCTTATAGGACTTTTAATGCTTATAATAACAGGGAAAAGTGGATATCCTATTGGTTATTATCCCACTTCCCCAGGGGAAATTTTAAAAGGTTTCATATCTTTAAAGCCTTATGCTATTATCCTTACCGGACTTTTATTGCTTATATTAACCCCTGCATTTCGTGTGGCCGTTTCGATAATTACTTTTTTATACGAAAAAGATTATTTATACACGGGTATTACTACGCTTGTTTTTATAATCTTGATAATAAGCTTTATACTTGGAAAAATAGAATAA
- a CDS encoding cyclic-di-AMP receptor, whose translation MKLVLAIVQDEDVRRLMDGLTEGGFSFTRIASTGGFLRSGNTTLIIGVEDEKLDDVISIIEKKCKTRDRIITSPTPMGGATDIFLPQAVEVTIGGATVFVINVEKFFRI comes from the coding sequence ATGAAATTAGTATTAGCTATTGTGCAGGACGAAGATGTAAGGAGACTTATGGATGGCTTGACTGAGGGAGGATTTAGCTTTACGAGAATAGCATCTACTGGGGGATTTTTAAGGTCTGGCAATACAACCTTGATAATAGGTGTAGAAGACGAAAAATTAGATGATGTTATCAGCATAATAGAGAAAAAATGTAAAACTCGCGATAGAATAATTACCTCTCCTACACCTATGGGTGGTGCTACAGACATTTTTCTGCCACAAGCAGTTGAAGTTACGATTGGTGGAGCTACAGTTTTTGTAATAAATGTAGAAAAATTCTTCAGAATTTAA
- a CDS encoding YaaR family protein, with amino-acid sequence MRIEEVKSPKISSDIKSEYNKSYRVTKRFIDTFDEELDQFHQDKLNGILSEIDSAAQKLKENLTLQDLINYKKLVKKFLQETTNGMLKYTKKEYVDSRGRKKIYSLVEKVNDKLEKLTEEFLKDSKHLELLKMIDDIRGLLIDIYS; translated from the coding sequence ATGAGAATTGAAGAGGTAAAATCTCCGAAGATTTCATCTGATATAAAAAGTGAGTACAATAAGTCTTATAGAGTTACTAAAAGATTTATTGATACTTTTGATGAAGAATTAGATCAATTTCATCAAGACAAATTAAATGGGATTTTATCAGAGATAGACAGTGCAGCACAAAAATTAAAAGAAAATTTGACTTTGCAGGACTTAATTAATTACAAAAAACTTGTAAAGAAGTTTTTGCAAGAAACGACAAATGGTATGTTAAAATACACAAAAAAAGAATATGTCGACTCAAGAGGTAGGAAGAAAATTTATTCTCTAGTTGAAAAAGTAAATGACAAATTAGAAAAACTTACAGAAGAGTTTTTAAAAGACTCCAAACACTTGGAACTTTTAAAAATGATAGATGATATAAGAGGATTATTAATAGACATATATTCATAG
- a CDS encoding sulfite exporter TauE/SafE family protein, with the protein MVLTSLEILAFSFIAGIFGALLGLGGGIIVIPALTLLLGVDIKYAIGASIVSVIATSSGAAVAYVRDKITNLRIGMFLEIATTTGAITGAYLAGLISPKYLYIIFGIVLLYSALAMLRKRHEELPQNVVSHPLAKKLKLEGSYFDKVLNKEVKYKVAGVYSGFGTMYAAGVLSGLLGIGSGIFKVMAMDLFMKLPMKVSTATSNFMIGVTAAASAGVYLMRGYIDPKIAGPVALGVLLGATLGTRIMEKLRNTTIRKIFIPVLAYISIQMLIKGLGV; encoded by the coding sequence GTGGTTTTAACCTCCCTAGAAATTCTCGCTTTTTCTTTTATAGCAGGAATTTTTGGAGCTCTTTTAGGACTAGGAGGAGGAATAATCGTAATCCCAGCCCTTACTTTGTTATTAGGTGTAGACATCAAATATGCTATAGGTGCAAGTATAGTTTCAGTCATCGCAACTTCCAGTGGGGCAGCAGTCGCATATGTAAGAGACAAGATTACAAATTTGAGAATAGGAATGTTTCTGGAAATCGCTACAACTACAGGAGCTATAACAGGAGCCTACCTTGCTGGATTGATAAGTCCAAAATATCTTTATATAATTTTTGGCATTGTGCTTTTGTATTCGGCTTTAGCTATGCTTAGAAAAAGGCATGAAGAATTACCTCAAAATGTCGTATCTCACCCTTTGGCTAAAAAATTGAAATTAGAAGGATCTTATTTTGATAAAGTGTTAAATAAAGAAGTAAAATACAAAGTAGCAGGAGTCTACAGTGGATTTGGAACGATGTATGCTGCCGGTGTTTTATCCGGACTATTAGGAATAGGAAGTGGTATTTTTAAAGTTATGGCAATGGATTTATTCATGAAATTGCCTATGAAAGTCTCTACTGCTACAAGCAATTTCATGATTGGTGTTACAGCTGCAGCCAGTGCAGGTGTGTATTTAATGAGAGGTTATATAGACCCAAAAATAGCCGGTCCAGTAGCTTTAGGAGTTCTATTAGGAGCAACGTTAGGAACAAGAATAATGGAAAAACTTAGAAATACCACTATAAGGAAAATATTTATACCTGTACTTGCTTACATCTCTATTCAAATGCTTATAAAAGGCTTGGGGGTATAA
- a CDS encoding aminotransferase class I/II-fold pyridoxal phosphate-dependent enzyme encodes MTAPLYEALMSYVKNQIIPFHMPGHKQGSTFPGEYLVNLAKIDLTEVPGLDNLHNPEGPILEAQKLAAKAFGARESFFLVNGTTSGIYAAMYAALNPDDKVLIMRNSHKSVYNGLVLTGAVPVYINPEIDYEDGIPMGVDINKLEEYLKKDESIKAVVMTYPNYYGFCSDIIGISDIVHKYNKILIVDEAHGAHFPFSNNLPLSSIQAGADIVVQSVHKTLSSFTQSSILHLNSDRIDIDRLKYSLSLFQSTSPSYLLMSSLDLARDYMEKEGKKRLEKAIILADYARYEINTLGEIRCLGEEIVGSFGIVDFDRTKLTVSVKKLCITGPEAERFLRENFNIQVEMADTFNMLAMVTLADDKEKVDLLIKGIKGLENVKKDKKTAEKVAAYPDTPEMVLKPSEAVRQKTKLISLEEAEGRISADFIIPYPPGVPLICPGERIKKDMVKYINVLYNKGIKVLGLKNNNLLVCEI; translated from the coding sequence ATGACAGCTCCATTATATGAAGCACTTATGAGTTATGTAAAAAACCAAATTATACCTTTTCATATGCCAGGCCATAAACAAGGAAGTACTTTTCCAGGAGAATATCTCGTTAATTTGGCAAAGATTGATCTAACAGAAGTACCAGGACTTGACAATCTTCACAATCCTGAAGGTCCCATACTGGAGGCACAAAAACTTGCAGCAAAAGCTTTTGGGGCAAGAGAGTCTTTTTTTCTTGTAAATGGGACGACATCCGGCATATACGCAGCGATGTACGCAGCTTTAAATCCTGACGATAAAGTGCTTATAATGAGGAATTCTCACAAATCTGTGTACAATGGCCTTGTACTAACAGGAGCAGTACCTGTCTACATAAACCCGGAAATTGATTATGAAGACGGCATTCCAATGGGAGTTGATATAAACAAACTGGAAGAATATTTAAAAAAGGATGAGTCTATAAAAGCAGTAGTGATGACTTATCCCAATTATTACGGGTTCTGTAGCGATATCATAGGAATTTCTGACATTGTTCATAAATATAATAAAATTTTAATTGTAGATGAAGCCCATGGAGCTCACTTTCCTTTTTCTAATAATTTGCCTCTTTCTTCTATACAGGCAGGAGCAGATATTGTGGTACAGAGTGTACACAAAACCTTGTCTTCTTTTACTCAAAGCTCTATACTCCATTTAAATTCCGATAGAATAGACATAGATCGCTTAAAGTATTCCTTAAGCCTTTTTCAATCAACCTCTCCTTCTTACCTTCTTATGTCTTCTCTTGACCTTGCAAGAGATTATATGGAGAAAGAAGGCAAAAAAAGATTAGAAAAAGCAATTATTCTTGCTGATTATGCAAGATATGAGATAAACACTCTTGGGGAAATAAGGTGTTTAGGAGAAGAAATAGTAGGTAGCTTTGGCATTGTTGACTTTGACAGAACTAAACTTACTGTAAGTGTAAAGAAGTTATGTATAACGGGGCCTGAAGCAGAAAGATTTTTGAGAGAGAATTTTAATATACAAGTAGAGATGGCTGATACTTTTAATATGCTTGCCATGGTTACATTAGCGGATGATAAAGAAAAGGTTGACCTTTTAATAAAGGGGATAAAAGGGCTTGAAAATGTAAAAAAAGATAAAAAAACAGCTGAAAAAGTGGCAGCTTATCCTGATACTCCAGAAATGGTTTTAAAACCTTCTGAAGCGGTAAGGCAAAAAACTAAATTAATATCTTTAGAAGAAGCAGAAGGTCGTATTTCTGCTGATTTTATTATTCCTTATCCTCCAGGTGTTCCGCTTATTTGTCCAGGAGAGCGCATAAAAAAAGATATGGTAAAATATATAAATGTGTTATATAATAAAGGTATTAAGGTATTAGGTCTTAAAAATAACAACCTATTGGTGTGTGAAATATGA
- the holB gene encoding DNA polymerase III subunit delta', protein MYRIYGHEAVLNIFKNIISQNKISNAYLFVGEEGLGKRFMAEYFAMMINCKGEIEKPCFRCSSCLKIVDKNHPDVFFIEPEENSIKVDTIRYITNEINIRPYEASKKIFIIDKADKMTVAAQNAFLKTLEEPPLYGLFILIASQQQELLPTIVSRCNIVRFNKESKNTIKNYLMLEHNISEKDAEVLSHIADGNFAQANKLTDNEYLNFRRETIQEIEKILTTKGFEVIDEFEFFDKNKDNIEEILKILLSYMRDLLVFKATKDASFIKNIDFLDKIQKMESQLTIDRLNNIINRIEQFNLQINSNINYQLAVENLLLDMAGGL, encoded by the coding sequence GTGTATAGGATTTATGGGCATGAAGCCGTATTAAATATTTTTAAAAATATAATATCTCAAAATAAAATTTCAAATGCCTATTTGTTTGTAGGGGAAGAAGGATTAGGGAAAAGATTTATGGCAGAGTATTTTGCCATGATGATAAATTGTAAAGGGGAAATTGAAAAGCCTTGCTTTAGGTGTAGTTCTTGCCTCAAGATAGTGGATAAAAATCATCCAGATGTGTTTTTTATAGAGCCGGAGGAGAATTCTATAAAAGTAGATACTATAAGATATATAACTAATGAAATTAATATAAGACCTTATGAAGCTAGCAAAAAGATTTTTATTATAGACAAAGCTGATAAAATGACTGTAGCAGCTCAAAACGCCTTTCTCAAAACTTTAGAAGAACCTCCTTTATATGGACTTTTTATATTGATTGCATCCCAACAACAAGAGCTTTTGCCTACAATTGTTTCTCGCTGTAATATAGTCCGTTTTAATAAAGAAAGTAAAAATACGATAAAGAATTATTTAATGCTTGAACACAATATCTCTGAAAAAGATGCGGAAGTGTTATCTCATATTGCTGATGGAAATTTTGCTCAAGCCAACAAATTAACTGATAATGAATATTTAAATTTTAGAAGAGAGACAATACAAGAAATAGAAAAGATTCTTACGACAAAGGGATTTGAAGTGATAGATGAGTTTGAGTTTTTTGATAAAAATAAAGACAATATAGAAGAAATTTTAAAAATTCTACTTTCCTATATGAGAGATTTGTTAGTTTTTAAGGCTACAAAAGATGCCTCTTTCATAAAAAATATAGATTTTTTAGATAAAATACAGAAAATGGAATCTCAATTGACTATCGATAGACTTAACAATATAATTAATAGAATAGAGCAATTTAACTTACAAATTAATTCAAATATAAACTATCAATTGGCGGTAGAGAATCTACTCTTAGATATGGCGGGAGGTTTATAA